CCGATGCTTTCGAGTGCGTTTTCCAAGGCGGCGACATCAGCTGAAGTCAATCGGTCATCAGCGGCCGAAGCTGGTGTCAACACCTTAGCTTTATCGAAATAAGGAAACTCGTTAATGTTAGTCACTGGTTAAAACTTTGAtctataataattaaatattttttaaaggatttaaaagaacaaaatcacATTGAATCACTGGAGCTACCTGCTAGCAACTCGGAGGCTGAGGTTAGGGATAGAAGAGCTGCGACTGGAACTGGTTTGACGACAGTTTCTTTGCGCTCGTCCTCGATCACAGTTTCTTGTAATTTTACAGCCAGAATACGCATTTCGTTGTCAATCTTACCACGACGTTGAATGATTGCATCGCACGTTTGCGCAACAACAGACTCTGGAAGCGAGGCGATTGCTACCTTCAGCTGATCAGCGGTAGCATCGCTATCCGGCTGATAGAGAGCACGAGAGAGAAGCATTAATGAAGGAGGAACTTTTTCGTTCAGACTCAGATCAAGTCATTGAAGCAATTGAGACTTGAGACGGATCTCGCTAACTACCGGGCCTGCTTAGATGTCCATCAAGGAAGTTCAGTCATCAGGCTTTCACTGCAGCTTAACAACGAAGATGAGAAGAAACGTCGCTGAAGATACACGGAAGTGAAatcttaagtttttttttcttaaataaacgTTCGAAAGGAATCCCAAGGATTCGCTGCGGAACTGAAGTGAGGTAAGACAATGCACGAAGCGCAACAGCAGGTGTTGGACAAGCATAGGATAGTGAGGATATGTGTGGCAACTGACAAGGATAGGATAGCTTTACAACTACAAAGTAGCCTATAAATAATGCTTAACAATAATTATGCACAATTTTCACTCTGAAAAAAATCCTGAGAATGAATTTATAACCCCTCAAAAATGTATAGTTCAAAGTTGTATTAATAAtgctaataataattcaaattacaCTTTTTTAGTAACGGTGTGGTCTGACTGGTCTGTCTGGATCACAAAGCTTAGGATCCTTAAAGTATTCTACTTTTTTCAACATAATAGCCAAGTAGCCTGCATTTTGTGCTTTAATAATTTCACTTTCAACTATTTTTTGCTTTGATTTGCACAAACCTTCAAAACAAAaggttttaaattaaatgattttaaatgTAATGAATAATTTTACCTGTAATATTTCTTTCATAAACTTTTCCTGTAAAGGGAGACAAAAACTGAGATAGCAGGCGTGCATTCTTATAGTCAACATTTACATCATATTTGCACAAGATACAACACCGTTTCTCCTTTTGGTAGGGATTGCTGAGATTTTGAGCAGGCTAAGTAAGAAAAATTTCTCTCAATaatcttattttaaataacaacaatGACATCATTGGAAATTTACTTGATCATCCTCCTGTTGAAGACTGGCATTGAAGTTTGTAAAGTGCCTCACTGTTAAAAGAGGAAACATAGATGTTCTGTACAAAcctaaagagagaaaaatgttaagagacaaaaattttctaatgAGGATCTTAGAATATGAGTACTTGAAATGTGAAAACATGGTAAAATTTTCTGCATTAAtgccattttatttattattttattttccggtTGAATTTCACGTGCGTATTCGTCTGCTACTGTGTCATAAGTCATAAGTCATAACTCGTAAGTCGTAAAAATTTGCTGTTTGCCTGTTTTCCATCTAGCATCTAATATCTACTCCATTGTTTAGGAAATATAAATATTGATTGGAGGATTAAGTTATATTAAATTTGATGTGAATAAATTCTGAACATATTCGGAATTtcagatattattattttttattaatgaacGGAATTCCCAAAATTTCATCTGGCAACGTTTTTTTAGTTCACTTGTCTAACTGTACCGATTTGAgattcaataaaattgaagtGCAGTTCAAATTTGAGTAGTCAATTgcttctttgaatttgacatCTTTGtcgattaaatttatttaactgTCAAATTAATTGCTACGACTAATCAGTAATTTTCAAATCGCCGGTTCCGAAAGGATTATGGATAATCACAGTCAGTCGCTGTCCAATTCGAGGTGTGAATtcacttgtatttttttataaatttcaacTTCTAatgtaatcaaaattttagaaTTCATAAGAACTATTTCATTAATTTCGCCATTTATCTTAAATTTGTTCTTGGTTTTCAGCTGGGAAAACCCGTTTGGTCTCAGTGGAAGTATTGGTCCTTGTAATTTAGAAAGTAGCGAACAATTTGTTGGTAAGCACTAAAGATGTTTACTTTCATACAATTAACTTCAttcaatgtttgttttttattctagGAGAAGAATTAAAGGCTTTTTttgacaaagaagaaaaaatgtatcaATCAGCTTCATCTGTCAAGTCAGATCAAAGTCACCAAACAGAGAAAAGCAATGCAATGGTTTCAGGAATAACACTAAGGTATTTATTAAGTAGTTTAATTTAGTGTTCTTATTTCGAAAAGATGTTTTAATAGGTCATTCATGGTCGACAGTGGTGATAGTGATCTCATTCATCAGAAACTTACCATGAGTCAATATTTGGCATACAAATCAGAGCCTATGGGTCCAGAGTTGGGAGATTCTGCGTCATTTAGAGAACGAGTATTTGAAAAGCTTTACACTTCTAGCTCAAGCTTTGTAAgcttaaatttatttcaatttgtagCCTTATTTCAGTTTTCAAGAGAAGAGTCTTCAGTCatcaagcagtgaaaaaagtgAACCAGGCATAGTAGAGTTTAATCCAGACTTTAGCCAAGAGCCTTCatggatgaaaaagaaatctttgAGTTCTCTCTCCAGTTCTGAAAATCTAGAATTGCCATCCAAGAGTCCTGATAGCAGTGAAAACTGGTTGATTGGCAATAACAAGTCCGTAAGCCAAATAGGCAGTTTGGTAGATAACAATGAAAAATCGAGTGTGAGCCTTCGTGAGAAAGAACCCAGTATTCAACATGTcgaggaaaaaaatgtcacaCCAGTCGAATTTAAACAACCTGCCCCCTGTTTGACACTGCAAGAAATTGGAGAAACCAGTGAACTTCCTTCTCTTTATTGGAAACCACAAGACGAATCACATATCGATGTGGGGCAGTCTCATATTGAATCAGTGCTCGATCCCGGAGCAATAAGCCATTTTAGTTCTTATGTTGCTGGACACGTTGAATCGCTGTCGCTGGGATCCGATAGCAGTCGACGACCAAGTGAAATTGCCGCATCCAGTCAGAGTTCTTCGTCGCCAGCTAGTACGATCCGGGAGAACACCGATTTCCCTCGGTGTGATTCGCTGATTTCAGAACCACAGTTGAGTTCAACCCGTGAAATTACTGACGATTTCATAGATCAAAGCTCGTGTGAAAGGCGCGTGCATTTCTTGCCGGATCCCCAACGTGCAGAAATTAGTCACATATCAATGCCGGCACAAAACCTGCAACTGGGATCGCTTCTAGAAGTATCTTGCAAACCCAATCTGTGTTCCACGGCAATGACACCTGCAGCTAAAGCGTCCGAACATGTGATGCGCATTCTGGCAAATCTAAGTCAACATAGAAACATCACCTGTGAGCACGAGCCAGAGGTTCAGTCAGTGACTTCTCGAGTGAACAAAGCTTCTAATGTAGAAACAACATCACGAAATTTGGATCTGGAATGGGAACGAATTGAACGCGAATTGACACTACATGAAGCAAATGGATTCAGCCCAGAATCCTGGTTAGCTGTATTTTCCGACACTTCTTTGCTGTCAACACCATTGCTGATGAACAAAATCAAGGAGCACGTTCTTCGCCTAAATGGTCGTGGCATGAGCTCAGGACTTTTACCTTCGGAATCGAGCGGCATCGGCGGAAGTGGTTTTGAAATAACCGAAAGTCGAGCTGATAGCGCTTACGGACTTCCCTCGTCTAACAAAAGCACCAACAACTTTGCTCGTCGATCCTTACTCAACAATAATGATATTTCTTCTAGAACTTCGTCTGGGAAATTTAATCCGACAGAATTGAATCAGCAACCCGTGTTCCCTCTTCCTGTACCTCCAACACCTGCTGATATCGATGGGAAACTTATGAAGAATCGACACACATTGGCTGCTGTACCCACACGTAGCTCCGTGAATCGTGAACCTCAGACTCCCGTTGAAAAAATAAGCGAATTCAACGACAAAGATTTCTGTCGCATCACATCGACAGTTATCAAGAAGAATGCTACCCCCGATGTCCCAAAATCTTCTGTTGGCGTCGCTCAGGTCAAAACGAATTTAATCGAATCAGCCCATTCCCTTCATGAGCCGTTAGTCAAAGTGAATAAATCGCAAGTTTATTTTGGAGGGGCCAGAGTTCGACTCACTCAGATCCAAAATGTTGTTGTCCTTAATTCGTCCTTCAAACAGGTATGTTTCAAGATTAGTTATTCATTAgtgaattataaaataaaattaattttttattttcaaacaggGATTAGAGCTCGATTTGCGTATCAAGGATTCAGACGATTTTCATATGCTGGATGAAAATCGTAGTTTGGTGTCCCGTCGTAAACTCCAATTAGAACCTCGTCAAGAGTGTTGCCTTGATCTTGTGTTTCAACCGAATAGTCTTGGCCCACTAACCACGAAGCTAAATCTTTATCCACGTTGCGAATCGGccaaaaaaatgaagtatACTGTAGATCTCTTCGGATACGGCGGATCAAGCCACATTCGACGATTGGCAGATAATACTGCTGAACCAGAAAATACACTAGTGCCTAAATCCAAGGGATCTGTCTGGAACTGCCAACTTGTCTTGGAAAATCGGGGAAATGTTGCAGGATTCGCTTTCATTCAACCGTTGCAAGGTAATTAGAacttatttaaaaagtaactccttgaaattaattattttaaattattcaacagAAAACGGGAAAGTTCTAGACCCTTATCAATGCATTGTCATGCCCCAGTGTTGCTCTGTGGGTGTCGGAGACATTAAAAGCatgcaaatttttattcatccgTCAGAAAATAGGAAGGTAACCTCGTTTAAATTACGACTCGTGTGGGGCGACGAGCCACTGCGTGCTCGCTGGATTAGGTAATGAACAATCGCCTAAAGAAATGtatgtttcattattttttattcgttatttatttcttccaaCTAGATGCATCGCCGATGGAGCTCCCGTGATCCCTACTACTGAGATCAATGAAATCGACTGGACTAGATTGTTACAGCTGGAGGCCAACGACAACCCCTTGAAACCTGCTGTCTGTGAAGGGGATATGGCATTGTTCTTTAACAATGCAACGGCGGAGGAGATCAATGTAATTATCCCAGAACACGAGAAAGACTCACGTTTTGTAACACTAGCCGCAGAGCCTGCCACGGTCCTTGAACCATCGATTCTAAGCGACGCAAAGCTCCCGCAGCATGTCCCGCAGAGACGTCAAACTACTGCTGCCAGGTTtttatacttaaaaaaaataatggtgCTATTCTGTTAGTTAATTATTCTCGTCTTTCTCCTAGTGGGAAATGCCCATCTGACGTGGTTGTCTCTGCAGCCGTTACTGAGGTGGCGTTTCCTTCCACCAAAGTTGGAGCCGTATCCTCACAAAAGATTCCGCTTCAGAATTGGAGTGGAGACAAACAAGAGGTATTTGAATTTCGttcatttgaaatgtttatttttcaggGCACTTGTATTACGCATCGTAgtattaacattttttgtttatttgttgttcttttttcccaaAGGTTCGAGTGAAGACCATCAGTGGGCCTTTTGTCATGAACCATGCTCGCAACGCAGTCCCAAGAGGTTACTTCACTCGTTTACCCATAGAGTTCCATCCAACAACAAGCGGTTCGCACTCTGGGCGCGTTGTATTGGATGTTGGACAGAATGGGCAAACTTTAACAGTTGCACTCAAGGGGGACGCCTACTAAAATTGTATGATGTGTTTAATTATCTTCCGTTATTCCTTTTTATATTAATAATGCATTTCTtaagctttttcttttacttcgcaATtaaaaatggcaattcacGCTCTTTTTGGCCCATGATCGAGGTCAATAAacttattctgtaataagCTTTTGCTTAAATGGGAAACTTGTAATTTATTCCGTCTTAAGGCCACTTTATAGACAGAATTGAACATGCAtaaagaaacattttaaaacaacCAACTGGATAAAAGAACGTGACAGGGAAACAGAATGAAATGGTATGAAGATTTGGAACGTCGAAATTgaaaggagggaaaaaacaTGGAACGACGTGAaagcttattttttctttgtgatttTGCGGTTTGATTTATCACTGTGGTCCGTTGGCAGATCCAACCGCAGTTCACGATAATCCGCCTGCGTTAAAAATACAATTGTGTGACCAAACATTTCCATAAAACAAAGTCAGTAAAATGTTTACCAGTTGCTCGTTATCGGGAACCCTGCTAAGGAAATCGAGAGCTTCGTTATTAGGAATGCTGTGGGGTCTGAAAAGCTTGCGCGTAAACTTGTTGACACCCCAGCCAAGAATGAGGAATCGTAATGGAACGGTGTATAGTAAAATGCATGAcgcaatcaataaaattatggCCAAGTAGGAAAGAAAAGGTACACTAAAGTTGAAGgtgctaaaaaaaagaaagttttttttttaaataattaaatgtctgttaatttttttgcaatttaaaATTCGGCGACATACTTTCTCACGCTTTCAAATAACGAAGCCAAGTAGCCAATGGAATTCTGGACGGTTAGAGTCGCTTCCTGGATTGTGTGAAGCCGCTCTTTCAAACTCTTTCGTTCTTCctgaaatacacacacacacacattataTTGCAATAATAAGTGATCCTGAAAATTAATTCAGAAATTAATTTACCTTATTCTTATCGTCAGCTtcttcatcgtcgtcatcGCCAGACGCGTTATCACTCTCTTGATATTCGCTAACATAGCCGTGAGTAAATGATCGGATCTgaacgaataaaaaaagaaattaattcaatccaaaataacaaatgatagaaaaaaaactaaccaaaaaattccgaagaaaaaatagaagtaaCATTAAAGGAATAACGTAAGGTTCAAAATGCCATGTGACGACTAAAAACACGGCAAAGCCTATGCAGCTGCGCGTGGTAGATTCCCATTCCCAGATGCTCCTGCATTTGATGAAAGATAAGGAAAACAGAGAAAATTTTAGATGAAATATGGAAAGTGAACGATCTGCACACCCCCATGGTAAGCAAATCTCGATTCGCAAAAACGGAAAGTATTGGGAATGAACGGACTCGATATATTTGCCAATCTCGATCAAATCCATGACAACGGCTTTGACTCGCATCACGTTGCGGACAAAGGTGTGTCTACTGAATTTCAATTCCGGCTCGATGTACTTTTTCTCCTTCGGTTGCAAAGTTTGTATGGTGGCACGAAACTACGAATAACCAAATTTagaataaattaatttgtcATTTCAACAAAACTAATATTTGTTCGGTAAGATTAATACTTCATTCCAGACGACGTTAAGCTCGAGTAAAACTTGCGGATTACTGCCTTTTGCTCTGAAGCGCAATTTGCGATCTTTAAGGGCGTACCACCTTTTTTGACCGTTGCCAATGCGCAATAAAGGTATGGAAACAGCacccaaaaattcaaatcggtGGTCTCGGTCTTCGTCGTAAACAGTGACTTGCaaaactgaattgatgtcctTAAcgttactaaaaaaaaataaaaaatatttccaacgCTCTCAGTCTAagacataatttaaaaacaacaataaaaaaaggaacttacAAAGTAAATATCTTGTTCCAAGACGGGTTTAATGTTTTGTACTCTGTTTGAGTTTGTAATCGTGAATTGACTAGTTGAAGTACGCAAAACGGATCAGATTTGCCACCAATATCGGCCGACGCTAACCCAGTTGCACGGAAAACTTTCACGCTCAAGTGTCCCACGTCTCGTAAGTTGTTAAGCGTTCTCCATAGACTCTACATTAGACACGCAACATTAAGAAAATGTGTgaattagcaaaaaaaaaacccatccATCATAGGCATGATGTAGGATTATTTACATAACGCTGTTTCATGACTTCCACTTCCTTGGCATGTGTGTCAGATTGATGGCTGGACAAATCCGATATTGTTTCTGAGGCAGTGGTTCCGCTGATGGTGATGAGTAGCGAAAGAGATCCAGAACCTCCTTGTTGAAATTCACAGTTCAATGAATGCGTCCGCTCCCCTTCCACGCCTGCCAGATCCAGGACGGCTCTAAAATTCAGACACACACGGGTCGATAACATTGAAAATCGAGGAGCGAAAAAATCCAATTATTTCCATCGATTTACCTTGCGACAGACTCATCCCTCCCTAGAGAACCTTTCCACTCCTTCTCGTGCAAATTGATTTCAAGAATATGTGACTGGTCCTCGTAGAGGTGGAAATCAAACTGCTCCAGCCAAGTGACGCTCGTGTTGGAGGAGTTACGCGTCACTGATTTCGTCTTGTACTTTTCGTTGGCCAACCTGTTGGTTGGGAGAAGCGCAACACAAAATTATTGATGTCCGATTTTTATCCAACACACAGCACACGCAGACTAACCGCAAGCGGAGATAAGGTTTACTCAAAGGCTCGCCATCTTTGTCGGTTAAATGTCGCCCTTCTATGATGAGAATGTTGACGATCGATGACCAGATTTGAACTTTGAGTCTCTTAGCTTGATCAGCAATCTTTGAAGGATGTCTCTGTGGCATAAAAAATCAAGTTAGAGTCAAGTATAACAACTGCATGATCTGACATGTGAAGGAAGTGACATATATACCTGATCACTGTCATCCTCGGACAGTTTCGGATAGAGGGCTATTGACAAGTCGATGATACCCTGACGTCCGTCCATTTCGTCAGTGAAAAGATCCAACGAGTATAAATTGATTCTATTGGACGTGAGCAAGACTTCATTCTCTGTTATTGTATCAAGTCCATTTTAAAGATAACTCACTTGTTTAGTTCTAATTGgttcaaatcaaaagtagCTGCTCCCAGAAAATCGTCCTGCACTCCCCAATCGTAGTCAAACACCTTTTTGGCCATTCAAATATGAGACGAtgtgtttttaattattgtaaaTGTTGAAATAGGAATAGCATTAAATCATTACTCGTATGTGCAAAGGAGTATTGAGATCATCCAAGTAGATATCGAAATCTTCTTCCCAGATCGGATTCAAGTCACGGTGGATGGTTTTCGAGCGATAAATCACTTTGTTACCCAACTTGAACTTGACGTAAGGATCGCTCGTACCTGAATTTCAATAATCAatgcaatattttttgttatctgTCTTAGACGGCTCTCAGTGTTTCGCTGGCACGACATTTGCCCTACCGCATGAATCTTTGGCGGCCAAGTCGCGCCCCTGCTTAAGGACGACATGGAGACGAAAAGGACCGACAAGCTGGATCGATCCGGGTTGCAGCATCGACGTCAAGGGCGGTAAGGATGATACGGACGTTGCAGGCATTGTCGACACCATCTTGAAAGGGAGGAAAAGAAGTATTAACGTTTGATAAAAATCCTCCATTTccagacacaacaacaacaaaacaaggaAAGGCTTTGCGCCCATTGCGCCAAAATGCGATCCTTCTTTCGGTCGGACAACGTATACATCAAGTCACAAACGACATGAGCTTTCAGGCTTTTGCTGGTGAACTTTGCCGCCGGCccagaagaaataaataataaacgaTTTGGTTTTCGCGTTTTTTCTGATGAGCGGTTTTTGTGAATATACTTTTTTTATGGCAGGGGTAAGAATGGTTTTCCCGCTCCCGACGACGGCCAAAATCAATAATGCACAGAGCTAAGAGCAGACTCATTTTCATAAAATTAAGCTTTGCGTTTTCGGTTGAACTTGGGACAAAATGCGAGTCGACAGTCGATCCAGCGTATACTAAGTCCTAATTGAGATAATGTTATGTGCAAACCAAGTCACTCAGTCTCACTGAGTTTAGCAGCACTGTATACATAGCCTGTGTGATGTCTACTTGGGTATCCcggaatcaaaaaaaggaaacgatgAATAAAGAAGTGGTAATAGTTTTCTAGCTCTCGTCACGCCTtgcatatatatacacacgacGACTCGCTCGAGGGACACTTCACAAAGAGATTAGTAAATATCTTACCGCTAACACGAGCGCAGGTCctcaaattgaatttctgATCCAACGACTGTGTTAGTCGCATTGAAGCTGAAAATCTATTACTCGCGAATGGCGGCACCTCAAACTACATGACCGAAGATGAAAGGCGGGACGCCATTTCTCTTCACATCTGTGcaccacattttttttgttcgcctTTCCTTGTATATATATCGGATCTCTATAGTCTACTACATGTTGTATATTATTGCAATTGTGTAGACACCTGGCTGTGAGCTCTcgcttttatttgtttcggaAACTATCTGTAACACACACTTGCGCCACTGCTGATTGACGGTCGGGAATGACACAACTACAACTCTTGTCACTGTACGACTACGTCTTTCGAGGGACAATGGATGTTTCACATCATCAAGTGCACAATGGCGAACATCACGTTTCATTGCTAAACAATTGCCATTAGATGTaaagaaccaaaataaaaaaaaatacatttaattGCTACTGCgcggaaaatgaaataaatcagcTCCACACAGTCTGTAAGGCACCCCGGGACACAACAACTGTTAATTGCATGAATGGAGCTCGAACGACGACAATGTTCGCACGTTTTTCTGAAGAGAAAGCAAAACAGCATGGGATTCCCGAGGCGATAAGACCAAAAACAGCACATCCGATAAAACCCCCCGCCCCAAGCGTTAAAGGCCACCCAATTGTAAACCAGGACAAAAGAACTTGCCATAATAGTCAAATGATTTATCTTGATTAAATCAATACAAATACAAAGTCAAAGTTAAGTTGACTATGGACGGGAAGCAAAAGTAAAAATCGATATTTTTCAAACTAAAGCAGCTGACATGACacgagtttaaaaaaaaaaggcaataacTTACCCCATGTTTAAAGTCTGCTGATGACGGGTGATCCAATGACGAGTGTGGCGTGAAAGTGTGTTTGGAACTAATGGACACTTTTTTGGGCATGGCCAATCTGGGAATAACTGTAGAGGCGGCAGCCACTGCAACGAAAGACAAGCCAGCAGAGGCACACAATTGTGGATGGATATCATCACAATCTTCCTGATCGGCAAGGGGGGCTTTCGTGTTACGCTGCTGCTCGCATCGTTCACGTTCTCTGTgtcaacaaattaaaaaatggcgaacGAGAGGGCGCTGGGATAAAATCAAattccacaaaaaaaagaagcaaaaacaaaaatggctcaCTGAAACGTGGGTGACAGTGCGAAGGGTTGATCGACACACAAGGATGGAAAAGTCGTCGCAGAGCTCAAATTGTCCGAGATCGTTTCTTCCCCAGCCAAGACAGACGAGCTGGACTGAAAGACTGGCTGCTGCTTGCTACGACCACTTCGATCAGAAAACTTGAACTGTTCACACAACCAAAGGAAACAGCCAATTTAGATggcattgaaaaaaacaaaatgggtcaCGGTAAGCAAATATTCGAACAGAAACGGAACGAGTGAAAGGCAAAGacgaacacacaaaaaagggaaacccaTGGACGTCTGGCGCGGGGATTTACCTTGAGAAGACTGAGAAACCCGAAAGACTTGCTGCGACTGCTGGGCAACACATTGCCGGCTGTGTTGGTGTGATGAGGCGACAGACGTGAATCGCTCCCGTTGTCGTCATCGTGATGGAGATGCTTGCTGCTGGGTACTTTGCGTTTCCTCATGAGGGGAGGTGTGAGGAACGCTCGAATAGGTGACGATTTGCGAGCGCTGGTCGACTGTTGGCCCACTGACTGGAGCGTGCGAACTGAAGGTGACAACGAGCTCGAGAGATCGCCGAGCACGTGCAAAGCCGGTTTTTCCGATGGCAACGTCGCATCTAAATGGGCGACCGGTTTTCTGGCGGCGTGATTTTCGTCATTTTCAAACTCGACCATGGACAGTTCGAGAGCCGATAGCGATTGGCTTAGGCGCTGGCGACGGCGACTTCCGGCTTCCGGTTCTGAGACAAGAAATCAAATATCGTTTATTAACGTGAAATTATTTATGTTCAATAATTCGTGCATCAGAACATTGCTTTATTAACTCGCATTTGATATCGATTAACTGAATTTTCACTTTTAAACTTGTCGAGTCCCCAgacgctttttgtttttgtttcttgtacTCGATCACGCAAAAGTGGCCGTCACGATTGACCTGATCGTTCCACACGAAAGAAGAACGAGAGGTGAACATGAACAACACAAATTGACACCAATCACCAAAGGGTGGAAGAAATCAGTAATCCCATTAGTATTTCCCCTCAGTGATTAATTCGTTAAGAACAGTCTGGTACTGTGTGGTTCCATGTGTCATGATGGTACGTaacatggggggggggggggagaagccCATTCGTCTTGTAGTCGCGTGTTTCTTTCATCGTTACTTCTTCTTGGCCACCTAGCAGTGTAACGGCGGCAATAAATATAGATGTTGGACACAAGGATGTTAATCTTCTTTACTCCAACATTCTTGTTCGTCTATATACTTTATAAGGTATATTATGCTGTGTGTATGAGTATGAAATTGCTTTATTCCAAAATGGATACATATTATACATTGTTTCTCTCCTCGTGTTCGAAACaaagatttgtcttgttcaACATGAAATCCTTTGCCGTAAAGCTTCTTACGGTTGCTATATCCGTGCTGGTGCTGGTACGATCGACCTAGCTCTCTTTTAATGCGATTCTGGACAGAAGCATTtccagattatttttttttagatttcgaCCATCGTTTATATGCTTCAATTGATGCTGTCTCAAATGTCAGACAGATATACAGGATAGCCTATTTTCAGAACTGAATGCATGGCATCCATTTTATTGACGGGACCAGACGGGGTACGACGGGGTACGACATATCAAAGAATAAACATGGTATATGGGTTAGATGTAACTTATCGTTATCCACTCAGTAACGCGAACGAATCGTTTGACTacacaacaaagaagaaaaaagtaacgaaaaaTAAGTAGAAACAAGAAGGAACAATGCCCAGTGCCCATCGATTTATTTGAGGCGTATCG
This sequence is a window from Daphnia pulicaria isolate SC F1-1A chromosome 7, SC_F0-13Bv2, whole genome shotgun sequence. Protein-coding genes within it:
- the LOC124351008 gene encoding multiple C2 and transmembrane domain-containing protein-like, which produces MGEPEAGSRRRQRLSQSLSALELSMVEFENDENHAARKPVAHLDATLPSEKPALHVLGDLSSSLSPSVRTLQSVGQQSTSARKSSPIRAFLTPPLMRKRKVPSSKHLHHDDDNGSDSRLSPHHTNTAGNVLPSSRSKSFGFLSLLKFKFSDRSGRSKQQPVFQSSSSVLAGEETISDNLSSATTFPSLCVDQPFALSPTFQERERCEQQRNTKAPLADQEDCDDIHPQLCASAGLSFVAVAAASTVIPRLAMPKKVSISSKHTFTPHSSLDHPSSADFKHGMVSTMPATSVSSLPPLTSMLQPGSIQLVGPFRLHVVLKQGRDLAAKDSCGTSDPYVKFKLGNKVIYRSKTIHRDLNPIWEEDFDIYLDDLNTPLHIRVFDYDWGVQDDFLGAATFDLNQLELNKINLYSLDLFTDEMDGRQGIIDLSIALYPKLSEDDSDQRHPSKIADQAKRLKVQIWSSIVNILIIEGRHLTDKDGEPLSKPYLRLRLANEKYKTKSVTRNSSNTSVTWLEQFDFHLYEDQSHILEINLHEKEWKGSLGRDESVARAVLDLAGVEGERTHSLNCEFQQGGSGSLSLLITISGTTASETISDLSSHQSDTHAKEVEVMKQRYSLWRTLNNLRDVGHLSVKVFRATGLASADIGGKSDPFCVLQLVNSRLQTQTEYKTLNPSWNKIFTFNVKDINSVLQVTVYDEDRDHRFEFLGAVSIPLLRIGNGQKRWYALKDRKLRFRAKGSNPQVLLELNVVWNEFRATIQTLQPKEKKYIEPELKFSRHTFVRNVMRVKAVVMDLIEIGKYIESIWEWESTTRSCIGFAVFLVVTWHFEPYVIPLMLLLFFLRNFLIRSFTHGYVSEYQESDNASGDDDDEEADDKNKEERKSLKERLHTIQEATLTVQNSIGYLASLFESVRNTFNFSVPFLSYLAIILLIASCILLYTVPLRFLILGWGVNKFTRKLFRPHSIPNNEALDFLSRVPDNEQLADYRELRLDLPTDHSDKSNRKITKKK